The following are from one region of the Actinopolyspora halophila DSM 43834 genome:
- a CDS encoding nitrite/sulfite reductase, which produces MVPPTEAPSQPKRRSPARKGKGGAEGQWALGYREPLNGNEQSKKDDNPLNVRSRIENIYALRGFDSIDPSDLRGRFRWWGLYTQRAPGIPGARTGTIEPEQLDDSYFMLRIRVDGGALTTEQLRVIGEISRTYARDTADVTDRQNVQLHWIRVEDMPDIWRELESVGLYTTEACGDCPRVILGSPVAGIAADEVVDGTPAVREITHRYIGDESLSNLPRKFKTAISGSPRQDVVHETNDVSFIGAHHPEHGAGFDLWVGGGLSTNPKLAVRLGTWIPLEDVPEVWNAVVQIFRDYGYRRLRNRARMKFLVADWGAEKFREVLENEYLGRELLDGPAPPIPEGARDHVGVHEQVDGNYYVGVTSVAGRVSGSKLIEVAEAAERVGSRRIRTTVEQNLIVLDVPGPEVESLVSELDQLGLHARPSSWRRSVMACTGIEFCKLAIVETKNRATDLVEDLERRLKDVQGDIEKPVTVNLNGCPNACARTQVSDIGLKGQLVRDDEGNQVEGFQVHLGGGLGRDAGFGRKIRGHKVTSAEVGDYVERLVRRYLEQRSSDETFAEWANRVSDEALT; this is translated from the coding sequence ATGGTCCCCCCGACGGAAGCACCGAGCCAGCCGAAACGCCGTTCCCCCGCCCGCAAGGGCAAGGGCGGCGCCGAAGGACAGTGGGCGCTCGGGTACCGCGAACCACTCAACGGCAACGAACAGTCCAAGAAGGACGACAACCCGCTCAACGTGCGCAGCCGCATCGAGAACATCTACGCGCTGCGTGGTTTCGACTCCATCGACCCCTCCGACCTGCGCGGCCGTTTTCGCTGGTGGGGGCTCTACACCCAGCGGGCCCCCGGCATTCCGGGCGCCCGAACCGGCACCATAGAGCCGGAGCAGCTGGACGACTCCTACTTCATGCTGCGGATCCGCGTGGACGGCGGGGCGCTCACCACCGAGCAGCTGCGGGTCATCGGTGAGATCTCGCGGACCTACGCACGCGACACCGCCGACGTCACCGACCGGCAGAACGTCCAGCTGCACTGGATCCGCGTGGAGGACATGCCCGACATCTGGCGGGAGCTGGAGTCCGTCGGGCTCTACACCACCGAGGCGTGCGGCGACTGCCCGCGCGTGATCCTCGGGTCCCCCGTGGCCGGGATCGCGGCCGACGAGGTCGTCGACGGCACGCCCGCCGTCCGTGAGATAACCCACCGCTACATCGGCGACGAGTCGCTGTCCAACCTCCCCAGGAAGTTCAAGACGGCCATCTCCGGCTCCCCGCGCCAGGACGTGGTGCACGAGACGAACGACGTCTCGTTCATCGGAGCGCACCACCCGGAGCACGGGGCCGGCTTCGACCTCTGGGTCGGTGGGGGGCTGTCCACCAACCCCAAGCTCGCCGTGCGCCTGGGCACCTGGATTCCGCTCGAGGACGTGCCCGAGGTCTGGAACGCCGTGGTGCAGATATTCCGGGACTACGGTTATCGGCGGCTGCGCAACAGGGCCAGGATGAAGTTCCTGGTCGCCGACTGGGGCGCGGAGAAGTTCCGCGAGGTGCTGGAGAACGAGTACCTCGGCCGTGAGCTCCTCGACGGCCCCGCTCCCCCGATCCCGGAGGGCGCGCGCGACCACGTGGGGGTTCACGAGCAGGTGGACGGCAACTACTACGTGGGCGTGACCTCGGTGGCAGGCCGTGTGAGCGGCTCCAAGCTCATCGAGGTGGCCGAGGCCGCCGAACGGGTGGGCTCGCGTCGGATACGCACCACCGTGGAGCAGAACCTGATCGTGCTCGACGTCCCGGGCCCCGAGGTCGAGAGTCTCGTCTCCGAGCTGGATCAGCTCGGACTGCACGCGCGTCCCTCCTCCTGGCGCCGTAGCGTCATGGCCTGCACCGGGATCGAGTTCTGCAAGCTGGCCATCGTCGAGACGAAGAACCGCGCCACGGATCTGGTCGAGGACCTGGAACGCAGGTTGAAGGACGTGCAGGGCGACATCGAAAAGCCCGTGACGGTCAATCTGAACGGTTGCCCGAACGCCTGCGCGCGCACCCAGGTGTCCGACATCGGCCTCAAGGGGCAGCTCGTCCGGGACGACGAGGGCAACCAGGTCGAGGGGTTCCAAGTGCACCTGGGCGGAGGACTCGGCCGGGACGCCGGCTTCGGCCGCAAGATCCGGGGCCACAAGGTGACCTCCGCCGAGGTGGGCGATTATGTGGAGCGTTTGGTGCGTCGCTACCTCGAACAACGCTCCTCCGACGAGACTTTTGCCGAGTGGGCCAACCGCGTGAGTGATGAGGCGCTAACGTGA
- a CDS encoding putative leader peptide: MDAPPTELLLVARRYLDLRRVSSALCRNAG, from the coding sequence ATGGACGCGCCCCCCACCGAGCTGCTGCTGGTCGCCCGGCGCTACTTGGATCTGCGGCGGGTGTCGAGCGCGCTGTGCCGTAACGCCGGTTAG
- the hemW gene encoding radical SAM family heme chaperone HemW gives MLGRCDRRYPAVPGVRDPVRTSVTGTLGDVTAQPLTGETPPADGSLPEGALEGVGKRPFGVYVHVPFCATRCGYCDFNTYTADELDGGGSLGGWLEALKRELRLGARVLGGPEQAPRAETVFVGGGTPSLLGGTGLAEVLDAVRDSFGLAADAEVTTEANPESTSPELFDTIRRAGYTRVSLGMQSAAEHVLRVLDRRHTPGRAVAAADEARAAGFEHVSLDLIYGTPGESTQDLRTTLDAVLSAGVDHVSAYSLIVEEGTALARRVRRGELPVPDEDVLAEKYELIDSVLSGSGLRWYEVSNWASAEKARCRHNIGYWSGGDWWGAGPGAHSHVGGVRWWNLKFPARYAATLASGNSPAAGREVLTEEDRRIERVMLELRLDGGLPVEVLDRAGLDEARQAVEDGLLRGEQLRAGRCVLTDRGRLLADGVVRRLIG, from the coding sequence ATGTTGGGACGCTGTGACCGGCGTTACCCGGCGGTTCCAGGGGTTCGGGATCCGGTCCGGACGTCGGTCACTGGGACACTGGGTGACGTGACCGCACAACCACTGACCGGTGAGACCCCTCCCGCGGACGGGAGTTTGCCCGAAGGGGCGTTGGAAGGCGTGGGAAAGCGTCCGTTCGGGGTTTACGTGCACGTGCCGTTCTGCGCCACCCGGTGCGGCTACTGCGACTTCAACACCTACACCGCCGACGAACTGGACGGCGGCGGCAGCCTCGGAGGGTGGCTGGAAGCGCTCAAACGGGAACTCCGGCTCGGCGCCCGCGTGCTCGGTGGCCCGGAACAGGCCCCCAGGGCGGAGACGGTGTTCGTCGGAGGGGGGACTCCCTCCCTGCTCGGGGGAACCGGGCTGGCCGAGGTGCTGGACGCGGTGCGTGACTCGTTCGGCTTGGCCGCGGACGCCGAGGTGACCACGGAGGCCAATCCGGAGTCCACATCGCCCGAGTTGTTCGACACGATCAGGCGGGCGGGCTACACCAGGGTTTCGCTGGGCATGCAGTCGGCGGCCGAACACGTGCTGCGCGTGCTGGACCGCAGGCACACCCCGGGGCGGGCCGTGGCCGCGGCGGACGAGGCGCGCGCCGCCGGATTCGAGCACGTCAGCCTGGATCTGATCTACGGCACTCCTGGGGAGAGCACGCAGGACCTGCGCACGACGCTCGATGCCGTGCTGAGCGCCGGGGTCGATCACGTGTCGGCCTATTCGCTGATCGTCGAGGAGGGCACGGCGCTGGCCCGGCGGGTCCGGCGCGGCGAGCTTCCCGTGCCGGACGAGGACGTCCTCGCGGAGAAGTACGAACTGATCGACAGCGTGTTGAGCGGTTCGGGACTGCGGTGGTACGAGGTCTCGAACTGGGCCTCCGCCGAAAAGGCGCGTTGCAGGCACAACATCGGTTACTGGAGCGGTGGTGACTGGTGGGGTGCGGGGCCGGGCGCGCACAGCCACGTCGGCGGGGTCCGCTGGTGGAACCTCAAGTTCCCCGCGCGCTACGCCGCGACCCTGGCCTCCGGAAACTCCCCCGCCGCCGGCAGGGAGGTGTTGACCGAGGAGGACCGCCGCATCGAGCGCGTGATGCTGGAGCTGCGCCTGGACGGCGGGCTCCCCGTCGAGGTGCTCGACCGAGCAGGACTCGACGAGGCGCGGCAGGCCGTGGAGGACGGACTGCTCCGGGGCGAGCAACTGCGGGCGGGCCGCTGTGTGCTCACCGACAGGGGGAGGTTGCTCGCGGACGGGGTCGTGCGGCGTTTGATCGGTTGA
- the hrcA gene encoding heat-inducible transcriptional repressor HrcA — translation MVNADERRFEVLRAIVADYVSTNEPVGSKTLVEQHDLGVSSATVRNDMAVLEEEGLIAQPHTSAGRIPTDQGYRTFVDRIHEIKPLTSPERRAIHAFLGGALDLDDVMRRSVRLLAQLTQQVAVVQYPTLTQSTVRHVEVVTITSARLMLVLITDTGRVDQRMVDLGDVIGEEDVTRLRTVLNSAMAGKRLADASASVAELPEQAPPELRETMTRVCGVLIETLVEHPDERMVLGGTPNLTRNVADFPGSLRQVLEALEEQVVVLRLLAAARDSEGVTVRIGMENEAEEMQTTSVVSTGYGLHGTVLGGMGVVGPTRMDYPGTMAAVRAVASYVGEILAGR, via the coding sequence CTGGTGAACGCGGACGAGCGCCGTTTCGAGGTGCTACGCGCGATCGTTGCCGATTACGTGTCCACCAACGAGCCGGTCGGTTCCAAGACGCTCGTCGAACAGCACGACCTCGGTGTGTCCAGTGCCACTGTACGCAACGACATGGCCGTTCTCGAGGAAGAGGGGCTGATCGCGCAGCCGCACACGAGCGCGGGTCGGATCCCCACCGATCAGGGGTACCGCACCTTCGTCGATCGGATCCACGAGATAAAGCCGCTGACTTCCCCGGAGCGTAGGGCCATCCACGCCTTCCTCGGGGGTGCGCTGGATCTCGACGACGTGATGAGGCGCAGCGTACGTCTGTTGGCGCAGCTCACCCAACAGGTCGCCGTGGTGCAGTACCCGACGCTGACCCAGTCGACGGTGCGCCACGTGGAAGTGGTGACCATCACTTCGGCGCGGCTGATGCTGGTGCTGATCACGGACACGGGTCGGGTCGATCAGCGTATGGTCGACCTCGGGGACGTCATCGGCGAGGAGGACGTCACCCGGCTGCGTACCGTGCTCAATTCCGCGATGGCCGGCAAGCGGCTGGCCGACGCCTCCGCTTCGGTCGCCGAACTTCCGGAACAGGCGCCTCCCGAGTTACGTGAGACCATGACGAGGGTCTGCGGTGTGCTCATCGAAACCCTGGTCGAGCACCCCGATGAGCGGATGGTCCTCGGAGGGACCCCGAACCTGACCCGCAACGTCGCGGACTTCCCCGGTTCGTTGCGGCAGGTGCTCGAAGCTCTCGAGGAACAGGTGGTCGTGCTGCGCCTGTTGGCGGCGGCCCGCGATTCGGAGGGTGTGACGGTCCGGATCGGTATGGAGAACGAGGCCGAGGAGATGCAGACCACCTCGGTCGTTTCCACCGGTTACGGTTTGCATGGGACGGTACTGGGGGGCATGGGCGTGGTCGGCCCCACCCGGATGGACTATCCGGGAACGATGGCAGCGGTTCGTGCCGTTGCGTCCTACGTGGGAGAGATCCTGGCGGGACGGTGA
- the dnaJ gene encoding molecular chaperone DnaJ, producing MAKDYYGILGVSKDATQDQIKRAYRKLARELHPDVNKEDGAQERFREVSTAYEVLSDPQKRQMVDLGGDPMDSGGGGAGGRAGGDPFAGFGGLGDIMDAFFGGGSGGGAGRGPRSRVQQGSDALLRLELTLEDCAQGVNRDVTVDTAVVCDTCQGGGSSAGTAPSTCDTCEGRGEIQSVQRSFLGQVMTSRPCPVCRGLGEVITDPCQQCSGDGRVRSRRTITVKIPGGVGDGMRVRLAGEGEVGPGGGPAGDLFVEVEELPHERFVRDGADLHCDVQVPMTAAALGTVVNIETLDDQEELTVEPGTQAGTEYVLSGQGLPKLRSNGRISGHGDLHVHLDVVVPTKLDDTQADLLRQLASERDEEQPEPTVSANGNGHRSGIFSRFRGFGHR from the coding sequence GTGGCCAAGGACTACTACGGGATCCTCGGGGTATCCAAGGACGCGACCCAGGATCAGATCAAGCGGGCTTACCGCAAGCTTGCGCGGGAACTGCACCCTGATGTCAACAAGGAGGACGGTGCCCAGGAGCGCTTCCGGGAGGTGAGCACCGCCTACGAGGTCCTTTCGGATCCCCAGAAGCGTCAGATGGTCGATCTGGGCGGCGATCCGATGGACAGCGGCGGCGGTGGCGCGGGAGGACGCGCCGGTGGCGACCCGTTCGCCGGTTTCGGCGGCCTCGGCGACATCATGGACGCGTTCTTCGGCGGTGGCTCCGGAGGCGGCGCGGGCCGAGGTCCGCGCAGCCGTGTCCAGCAGGGGTCCGACGCGCTGTTGCGGTTGGAGCTGACGCTGGAGGACTGCGCACAGGGTGTGAACCGCGATGTCACGGTCGACACCGCTGTCGTGTGCGACACCTGTCAGGGTGGTGGTTCGAGTGCGGGAACCGCTCCCTCCACCTGCGACACCTGCGAGGGACGTGGCGAGATCCAGTCCGTGCAGCGTTCCTTCCTGGGCCAGGTCATGACCTCGCGTCCCTGCCCGGTGTGTCGCGGGCTCGGTGAGGTCATCACCGATCCGTGCCAGCAGTGCAGCGGGGACGGGCGAGTGCGCTCCAGGCGCACGATCACGGTCAAGATCCCCGGCGGTGTCGGTGACGGCATGCGGGTCCGACTCGCCGGAGAGGGCGAGGTCGGTCCGGGTGGCGGCCCGGCGGGCGATCTCTTCGTCGAGGTCGAGGAACTGCCGCACGAGCGGTTCGTGCGGGACGGTGCGGACCTGCACTGCGATGTCCAGGTGCCGATGACCGCAGCCGCGCTGGGCACCGTGGTCAACATCGAGACACTCGACGACCAGGAGGAACTGACCGTCGAGCCGGGAACCCAGGCCGGTACCGAGTACGTGCTCAGCGGCCAGGGGCTGCCGAAACTGCGTTCGAACGGACGGATCAGCGGTCACGGTGACCTGCACGTGCACTTGGACGTGGTCGTTCCCACCAAGCTGGACGACACCCAGGCGGACCTGTTGCGCCAGTTGGCATCGGAGCGGGACGAGGAACAGCCCGAACCCACTGTCAGCGCGAACGGCAACGGACACCGCAGCGGGATCTTCTCGCGGTTCCGCGGGTTCGGCCACCGCTGA
- a CDS encoding 16S rRNA (uracil(1498)-N(3))-methyltransferase → MPSTLPVFSVDELPEGAHTRLDGPEGKHAATVRRMRFGARLMLSDGRGGLAECRVVEASRDALELEVLDRQRVPEPELRVRLVQALVKGDRGELAVELATEAGVDSITPWRAERCVAKWDDGPRGAKALERWRNSARQAAKQARRAWTPVVEEPAGTSAVAESLSECAAAVVLHESGELTLPEVPLPGRGRLTVVVGPEGGITDGELDALVTAGARPVRLGPEVLRASTAGTVALGALGALTERWR, encoded by the coding sequence ATGCCATCTACTCTGCCGGTCTTCTCGGTCGACGAGTTGCCCGAAGGGGCGCACACCCGGCTGGACGGTCCGGAGGGCAAGCACGCCGCCACCGTGCGCCGGATGCGTTTCGGGGCCCGGTTGATGCTGTCGGACGGGCGGGGAGGACTCGCCGAGTGCCGGGTCGTGGAGGCGAGCAGGGACGCTCTCGAGCTGGAGGTGCTGGACCGGCAGCGGGTCCCCGAGCCGGAGTTGCGGGTGCGACTGGTGCAGGCACTGGTCAAGGGCGATCGCGGTGAGCTGGCCGTGGAGCTGGCGACCGAGGCCGGAGTGGACTCGATCACGCCGTGGCGGGCCGAGCGCTGCGTGGCCAAGTGGGACGACGGTCCCCGTGGGGCGAAGGCGCTCGAACGCTGGCGCAATTCCGCGCGGCAGGCGGCGAAGCAGGCGCGCAGGGCCTGGACCCCCGTGGTCGAGGAGCCCGCGGGCACCTCCGCCGTGGCTGAGTCGTTGTCCGAGTGCGCGGCCGCTGTGGTGCTGCACGAGTCGGGAGAGCTCACGCTGCCGGAGGTCCCCTTGCCGGGCCGGGGTCGGCTGACCGTGGTCGTCGGTCCCGAGGGCGGGATCACGGACGGCGAACTGGACGCTCTGGTCACCGCCGGGGCCAGGCCGGTCCGGCTGGGCCCCGAGGTGCTGCGGGCCTCGACGGCGGGAACCGTGGCGCTGGGAGCGCTGGGGGCCCTGACCGAGCGTTGGCGATGA
- a CDS encoding HIT domain-containing protein, whose protein sequence is MTEGESSLFERMMSGEIPAEFVHHDERTIAIRDINPQAPVHVLVVPRKRYRNAAELAEDDPELLAELFRVAKNIAEREGVAESGYRLLFNTNEDAGQTVFHVHLHLLGGRQLGALAQQV, encoded by the coding sequence ATGACCGAAGGCGAGTCCTCACTGTTCGAACGCATGATGTCCGGCGAGATTCCCGCCGAGTTCGTGCATCACGACGAGCGCACGATCGCGATCAGGGACATCAATCCCCAGGCCCCCGTTCACGTGCTGGTGGTCCCCCGGAAGCGCTACCGCAACGCGGCGGAGTTGGCGGAGGACGACCCGGAGCTGCTGGCCGAACTGTTCCGCGTGGCCAAGAACATCGCCGAGCGCGAAGGCGTCGCGGAGTCGGGATACCGACTGCTGTTCAACACCAACGAGGACGCGGGGCAGACGGTCTTCCACGTGCACCTGCACCTTTTGGGCGGGCGGCAGCTCGGAGCGCTGGCCCAACAGGTCTGA
- a CDS encoding MBL fold metallo-hydrolase yields the protein MTVWICATCGVEHPDTADPPSTTCAICADERQYVPATGQSWTTPDELAADGHELLHEQLEPGLHRLGREPGFGIPHWTHLVRTAEGNLLWDPPNHIDRPLVDRITELGGVSVIVASHPHMYCAQVSLSHRFGNAPVLVHSADREWVRREDPVIREWEGAERVLPGVTLVEVGGHFPGSAVAHVADGAGGAGLLLTGDTIAGVAAQGWVTFMRSYPNRIPLSPGLVERIVRRLEPYEFDHLRGLGGDAVLGGAKEAVRRSARRHVAWTSGEYDHLG from the coding sequence ATGACCGTCTGGATCTGCGCGACCTGCGGAGTCGAACACCCCGACACCGCCGATCCCCCGAGCACCACGTGCGCGATCTGCGCCGACGAAAGACAGTACGTGCCCGCGACCGGCCAGTCCTGGACGACACCGGACGAACTCGCCGCCGACGGTCACGAGCTGCTGCACGAACAGCTCGAACCCGGTCTCCACCGCCTCGGTCGCGAACCGGGGTTCGGGATCCCGCACTGGACCCACCTGGTGCGGACGGCTGAGGGCAACCTGCTGTGGGATCCACCGAACCACATCGACCGCCCCCTGGTGGACAGGATCACCGAGCTGGGCGGGGTCTCGGTCATCGTGGCCAGCCACCCGCACATGTACTGCGCGCAGGTCAGCTTGAGTCACCGCTTCGGGAACGCCCCGGTTCTGGTGCACTCCGCCGACCGGGAGTGGGTGCGTCGCGAGGACCCGGTCATCCGCGAGTGGGAGGGCGCGGAACGGGTACTGCCCGGGGTGACCCTCGTCGAGGTCGGTGGGCACTTCCCGGGTTCGGCCGTGGCGCACGTGGCGGACGGAGCGGGAGGGGCCGGGCTGCTGCTCACCGGGGACACGATCGCGGGGGTGGCCGCCCAGGGGTGGGTCACGTTCATGCGCAGCTACCCGAACAGGATCCCGCTGTCGCCCGGCCTGGTGGAACGCATCGTGCGGCGGCTGGAACCGTACGAGTTCGACCACCTCCGCGGGCTGGGCGGCGACGCGGTGCTCGGCGGCGCCAAGGAAGCCGTGCGGCGCTCCGCCCGACGCCACGTCGCCTGGACCAGCGGGGAGTACGACCACCTCGGATGA
- a CDS encoding PhoH family protein: MAGIAADGAAAQPGQQPPQTQQTQSTRTVPDTAVLALLGSKDENLRTVEEVLEADVHVRGNEVTLTGGSAEVAFAERVFDELIELVSKGNQLTPDIVRRSVAMLTGDNGDSPADVLAMDVLSRRGRSIRPKTANQKRYVDAIDDNTVVFGIGPAGTGKTYLAMAKAVRALQAKEVSRIVLIRPAVEAGERLGYLPGSLYEKIDPYLRPLYDALYEMVDPESIPRLTQAGTIEIAPLAYMRGRTLNDAFIILDEAQNTTPEQMKMFLTRLGFGSQIVVTGDVTQIDLPGGQRSGLKVVREILEGIDDVYFCTLDSQDVVRHRLVGEIVNAYDRWQALQEGGDNTQSTERPEGRARKQT; this comes from the coding sequence GTGGCCGGAATCGCAGCGGACGGGGCCGCGGCCCAACCCGGACAGCAGCCGCCCCAGACCCAGCAGACCCAGTCGACCCGTACCGTGCCGGACACGGCGGTCTTGGCCCTGCTCGGTTCCAAGGACGAGAATCTGCGGACGGTCGAGGAAGTCCTCGAAGCGGACGTGCACGTGCGGGGCAACGAGGTGACGCTCACCGGTGGCTCCGCCGAGGTCGCCTTCGCGGAGCGTGTGTTCGACGAGCTGATCGAGCTGGTCTCCAAGGGCAATCAGCTCACTCCGGACATCGTGCGCCGCAGCGTGGCCATGCTCACGGGGGACAACGGCGACTCCCCCGCCGACGTGTTGGCCATGGACGTGCTGTCCCGCCGGGGACGCAGCATCCGTCCGAAGACAGCCAATCAGAAGCGCTACGTCGACGCCATCGACGACAACACCGTGGTGTTCGGTATCGGACCCGCGGGCACGGGAAAGACCTACCTGGCCATGGCCAAGGCCGTACGGGCCCTGCAGGCCAAGGAGGTCAGCCGGATCGTCCTCATCCGCCCCGCTGTCGAGGCGGGTGAGCGGCTCGGTTACCTGCCGGGGAGTCTCTACGAGAAGATCGACCCGTATCTGCGCCCGCTCTACGACGCGCTCTACGAGATGGTCGACCCCGAGTCGATCCCACGGCTCACCCAGGCGGGCACCATCGAGATCGCTCCGCTGGCTTACATGCGCGGGCGTACGCTCAATGACGCCTTCATCATCCTGGACGAGGCGCAGAACACCACGCCGGAGCAGATGAAGATGTTCCTCACCCGGCTGGGGTTCGGCTCGCAGATCGTGGTCACCGGCGACGTGACCCAGATCGACCTCCCGGGCGGTCAGCGCAGCGGCCTGAAAGTGGTGCGCGAGATCCTGGAGGGCATCGACGACGTGTACTTCTGCACGCTGGACAGCCAGGACGTGGTGCGGCACCGCCTGGTCGGTGAGATCGTCAACGCCTACGACCGCTGGCAGGCACTCCAGGAGGGCGGCGATAACACTCAGTCGACGGAACGACCCGAGGGGCGGGCACGGAAACAGACATGA
- the ybeY gene encoding rRNA maturation RNase YbeY: MSIEIANESAVGVPETTIVSVARFTLDQMGVSRLAELSIVLVELDVMADLHERWMDLSGPTDVMAFPMEEHEAPRSPESTDSGPGVLGDIVLCPEFARDQARNAGHRMEDELYLLTVHGVLHLLGYDHAEPEEEREMFGLQNRLLGEFREAKTEADRAAQQRDADSRVLGVVGLDEPADSGDDAER, translated from the coding sequence ATGAGCATCGAGATCGCTAACGAGTCCGCTGTCGGCGTTCCGGAGACGACCATCGTTTCCGTGGCACGTTTCACACTGGACCAGATGGGGGTCAGCAGGTTGGCGGAGCTGTCCATCGTCCTGGTGGAGCTCGACGTCATGGCCGATCTGCACGAACGTTGGATGGACCTTTCCGGGCCCACCGACGTGATGGCGTTCCCCATGGAGGAGCACGAGGCACCGCGTTCGCCGGAGTCCACCGACTCCGGGCCGGGGGTGCTGGGCGACATCGTGCTCTGCCCCGAGTTCGCCAGGGACCAGGCGCGCAACGCGGGTCACAGGATGGAGGACGAGCTCTACCTGCTGACGGTGCACGGGGTTCTGCACCTGCTCGGCTACGACCACGCCGAGCCGGAGGAGGAGCGCGAGATGTTCGGGCTGCAGAACCGGTTGCTGGGGGAGTTCCGCGAGGCCAAGACGGAGGCGGACCGCGCCGCGCAGCAGCGTGACGCCGATTCCAGGGTGCTCGGTGTGGTCGGACTCGACGAACCGGCCGACTCCGGTGACGACGCCGAGAGGTAA
- a CDS encoding hemolysin family protein — translation MGVTLLFSGSAVLIGWAVLLVLAAGLFAAADAAIGTVSRARVDELFRQGRSGARQLGRVLDDRPRHVNLLLLLRLTCELTATVLVTAVVLGADLPSGWAVLLAVLIMVVVSYVLVGVGPRTIGRQHPYGVGLAVAGPVALLARVLNPLTRLLIFVGNVITPGRGFREGPFSSEAELRELVDLAGERGVVAAGEREMIHSVFELGDTTAREVMVPRTEMIWIERSKSARQALTLGLRSGFSRIPVIGESVDDIVGVVTLKESASVVAERDAAEQRPEPRVSELMREASFVPDSKRLDELLKEMQLSRSHMAIAVDEYGGTAGLLTIEDIIEEIVGEITDESDREEHRPVEWLDEERVRVSSRLPVADLAALFDVELDDSEVETVGGLLAHSLGRVPLPGAEAEMSGLRLRAEGGKDHRGRIRINALLVRRTGESSAQDDEERNRQHG, via the coding sequence ATGGGTGTAACGCTGTTGTTCTCCGGAAGCGCGGTGCTGATCGGGTGGGCCGTGTTGCTGGTGCTGGCCGCGGGACTGTTCGCGGCCGCTGACGCGGCCATAGGCACGGTTTCCCGAGCCAGGGTCGACGAGCTGTTCCGCCAGGGGCGTAGCGGAGCGCGCCAGCTCGGTCGGGTGCTGGACGATCGTCCCCGGCACGTCAACCTGCTGCTGCTGTTGCGGCTGACCTGCGAACTCACGGCCACGGTGCTGGTTACCGCGGTGGTGCTCGGCGCGGACCTCCCGTCCGGCTGGGCGGTGCTGCTGGCCGTGCTGATCATGGTGGTGGTCTCGTACGTGCTGGTGGGGGTGGGGCCGCGCACCATCGGGCGGCAGCATCCCTACGGGGTCGGCCTCGCCGTGGCCGGCCCGGTGGCGCTGTTGGCCCGGGTGCTCAATCCGCTGACGAGGTTGTTGATCTTCGTCGGTAACGTGATCACACCGGGGCGGGGCTTCCGGGAGGGCCCGTTCTCCTCGGAGGCGGAACTCCGCGAGCTGGTCGATCTCGCCGGTGAGCGCGGGGTCGTCGCCGCGGGCGAACGCGAGATGATCCACTCCGTATTCGAGCTCGGGGACACCACGGCCCGCGAGGTGATGGTTCCGCGAACCGAGATGATCTGGATAGAGCGGTCCAAGTCGGCGCGGCAGGCACTCACGCTCGGGCTCCGCTCGGGGTTCTCCCGCATCCCCGTGATCGGGGAGAGCGTCGACGACATCGTGGGTGTGGTCACGCTCAAGGAGTCGGCCAGTGTCGTGGCCGAGCGGGACGCCGCGGAGCAGCGTCCGGAGCCGCGCGTCTCCGAGCTGATGCGCGAGGCGAGTTTCGTCCCCGATTCCAAGCGGCTGGACGAGCTGCTCAAGGAGATGCAGCTCTCGCGGAGCCACATGGCCATAGCGGTGGACGAGTACGGCGGCACGGCCGGACTGCTGACCATCGAGGACATCATCGAGGAGATCGTGGGGGAGATCACCGACGAGTCGGACCGGGAGGAGCACCGGCCGGTCGAGTGGCTCGACGAGGAGCGGGTCCGGGTCAGCTCGCGACTTCCGGTGGCCGATCTGGCCGCGTTGTTCGACGTGGAGCTGGACGACTCTGAGGTCGAGACCGTCGGTGGTCTGCTGGCCCACAGCCTCGGGCGGGTGCCGTTGCCGGGAGCCGAGGCCGAGATGTCCGGTTTGCGACTGCGCGCCGAGGGTGGCAAGGATCACCGTGGTCGGATTCGGATCAACGCGCTGTTGGTCCGCAGGACCGGTGAGTCGAGCGCGCAGGACGACGAGGAAAGGAACAGGCAGCATGGGTGA